Genomic DNA from bacterium:
CCGCCACCGGACAAGGCGGCAGCTCGCTGAGGCCAGTCCGGCGGAGCCAGGTCGATAACGCAAGCGGCGTTCCTTTGGCGAGCACGCCGTTCACGGCCAAATCCTCACTGAACACGGCTTGCGCGTAGGAAGCGGCGATAGATGGCGTCCTCCCGGGCGGGGGCTGGCCACCAGCCTCGGTCGGAAGTTGCTCGATGGCCGCGTCAAGGAATTCGTGCACGCACTTGAACTGCCACCGCAAGAGCGGCCTCGCGGATCCCTGGCGGTCGGGGATTCCATCTAATGTGGACGTCATTGCTCGAGCGTCCGAGCCGCAGGACGGTTGTTCCCCGGTGGAACAAGGGGCAGGCCGAACGGGACAAAGAGCCCTGGGTTGAGAAAGAAGGTCAGCGTGGCGATCGAGTCATCGCGTACCGACAGCACGTGGATTGAGTGAGCCCGCCACTCGGTCTCGATGTCGCCGCGGCAATAAAATGCGAACGCGGGTTGCCGGTTGGCGCCGATGGGGATCAGACGGAATGGCCCGTGCCCACCGGGTTTCCACGCCCAGTCGAAGAATCTCCGCAGGGATTCTTGTCCACGGTACCACTGGCGCCAAGGCGGCATGCTCACCGTCGCATCCTCTTTGAGCAGCGCGACGAAGCCGTCGACATCGGCACTCTCCCACGCGCGGAGGTAGCGATCCAGAAGCGCGCGTTGCCGATCGTCCGACGCCGGTTGCGGCTTAGGCTGGCCCTCCGGCAGGTGTTTTCCAAGGGTCGCGCGGGCTCGCTGGAGGGCGCTGTTGACGGAGGCGACCGACGCATCGAGCAGCCGGGCGCTCTCCGCCGCCGACCAGCCCAACACGTCGTGCAATAGCAGGACGGCACGTTGCCGAGGCGGGAGGTACTGGATCGCGGCGACGAACGCGAGCTGCACAGCCTCTTGCATCTCATACCGCGCTTCCGGGCCCGGCGCGAGGTCGGCGATGCCCTGCAAGGCCGCGTCTGGATAGGGCTGAAGCCATGGAATTTCGGTGCCCGGTCCGCTCTCAAGCATCCGGTCGAAAGGCTGGTCTGACGGCGGCCCCTGTTCATCCGGCAGCACACGGCGCGCACGGCCGGCGAGAGCATTCAGGCAGACGTTCGTGGCGATCCGGTAGAGCCACGTGCGGAACGAACTGCGCCCCTCGAAGCCGGCGAGACCGCGCCAGGCGCGCAGGAACGTCTCCTGGACAAGATCCTCAGCATCCTGGAGCGAGCCGAGCATGCGATAGCAGTGGAGTTGTAGCTCCGGCCGATAGGGTTCGGCGAGGCG
This window encodes:
- a CDS encoding sigma-70 family RNA polymerase sigma factor, whose amino-acid sequence is MPATDMPDPATRLAFAKRGDRDAFQRLAEPYRPELQLHCYRMLGSLQDAEDLVQETFLRAWRGLAGFEGRSSFRTWLYRIATNVCLNALAGRARRVLPDEQGPPSDQPFDRMLESGPGTEIPWLQPYPDAALQGIADLAPGPEARYEMQEAVQLAFVAAIQYLPPRQRAVLLLHDVLGWSAAESARLLDASVASVNSALQRARATLGKHLPEGQPKPQPASDDRQRALLDRYLRAWESADVDGFVALLKEDATVSMPPWRQWYRGQESLRRFFDWAWKPGGHGPFRLIPIGANRQPAFAFYCRGDIETEWRAHSIHVLSVRDDSIATLTFFLNPGLFVPFGLPLVPPGNNRPAARTLEQ